Proteins from a genomic interval of Synechococcus sp. A15-28:
- a CDS encoding Rieske 2Fe-2S domain-containing protein, with amino-acid sequence MAPNEFLPSHIYCTETSHRWDRSQYAGHWWHPVGSAWDLQPGHSLAVQLLGQQLLLTRPDEGPPMAFRNRCPHRGVAFAIDGRIPTRCRRLICPYHGWTYNLRGELLAAAREQTMLTGFERSEWNLEPLPCQVDGPLIWVALNSSAVPINQQLRQLHQEVDQAWRKPLVQVGSDSQLLKCNWKIAHDNTLDDYHVAIAHPTTLHREQGPVRHYTHRFSEFSNLLVTPHPDGGEFFTFGIPPWTHVLVWPDERIVLLEFLPEQATSCRMQMRLFAPPESLSTIHADQWLADMRSFLNEDRVLVESAQLGYSTGLKPGPAHRLERRILHWQAIYRSLNPSALA; translated from the coding sequence ATGGCGCCAAACGAATTTCTGCCTTCGCACATCTACTGCACGGAGACATCACATCGTTGGGATCGAAGCCAATACGCCGGTCACTGGTGGCATCCTGTCGGCAGCGCCTGGGATCTCCAACCAGGGCACAGCCTGGCGGTCCAGCTGCTGGGGCAACAGCTGCTGCTGACGCGACCAGATGAAGGCCCGCCAATGGCCTTCCGCAACCGTTGCCCCCATCGGGGTGTTGCATTCGCCATTGACGGCCGTATCCCAACCCGGTGTCGACGTCTGATCTGCCCTTATCACGGCTGGACCTACAACCTCCGAGGCGAGCTTCTTGCTGCAGCGAGGGAACAAACCATGCTCACGGGATTCGAGCGCAGTGAGTGGAATCTCGAGCCTTTGCCCTGCCAAGTGGATGGTCCATTGATCTGGGTGGCCTTGAACTCGTCTGCTGTTCCGATCAATCAGCAGCTGAGGCAATTACATCAGGAGGTCGATCAAGCCTGGAGGAAGCCGCTGGTTCAGGTGGGAAGTGACAGTCAGCTGCTGAAATGCAACTGGAAAATCGCCCACGACAACACCCTCGACGACTATCACGTCGCCATTGCCCATCCAACGACGTTGCATCGTGAGCAGGGCCCCGTACGCCATTACACCCACCGCTTCAGTGAATTCAGCAACCTGCTGGTGACCCCCCATCCCGACGGTGGTGAGTTCTTCACCTTCGGGATTCCGCCATGGACTCATGTTCTGGTCTGGCCGGATGAGCGCATCGTCCTTCTGGAGTTTCTGCCTGAACAAGCCACCAGCTGTCGAATGCAGATGCGCCTGTTTGCTCCACCGGAATCCCTCTCCACGATTCATGCCGACCAATGGCTCGCCGACATGAGGTCCTTTCTGAACGAAGACCGCGTCTTGGTGGAATCAGCCCAACTGGGTTACAGCACAGGACTCAAGCCCGGTCCTGCCCACAGGCTGGAGCGGCGGATTCTCCATTGGCAGGCGATCTATCGATCGCTCAACCCTTCAGCTCTTGCCTGA
- a CDS encoding SDR family oxidoreductase, which yields MTTYLVTGANRGIGLAYCRQLQARGDAVIAVCRTVSPELESLGVRIEAGIELSEESSIAELVRRLAGCPLDGVILNAGILHSMGLDDLDPEAIRRQFEVNALAPLLLARALVPQMPRGSKLVLMTSRMGSIDDNTSGGSYGYRMSKVALNIAGKSLAIDLRPRGIAVAILHPGLVRTGMIRFNPNGIDPADAVQGLLARIEALKLETSGGFWHANGQVLPW from the coding sequence ATGACGACGTACCTCGTGACAGGGGCCAACCGCGGCATCGGACTGGCCTACTGCCGGCAACTTCAGGCCCGTGGTGATGCGGTGATTGCCGTCTGCCGAACGGTCAGCCCTGAGCTGGAGTCGTTGGGGGTGCGGATCGAAGCCGGCATCGAACTCAGTGAGGAATCATCGATCGCGGAACTGGTGCGCCGTCTGGCGGGGTGTCCCCTCGACGGTGTGATTCTCAATGCCGGCATCCTGCACTCCATGGGACTGGATGATCTGGACCCGGAGGCCATTCGACGTCAGTTCGAGGTGAATGCCTTGGCCCCTTTGCTGTTGGCCCGCGCCCTGGTGCCGCAGATGCCGCGCGGCAGCAAGCTGGTTCTGATGACCAGTCGCATGGGGTCGATCGACGACAACACCTCGGGGGGCTCCTACGGCTACCGGATGTCCAAGGTGGCCTTGAACATTGCCGGTAAATCATTGGCAATCGATCTGAGGCCTCGGGGGATCGCCGTGGCGATCCTGCACCCCGGACTGGTGCGCACCGGCATGATCCGCTTCAACCCCAACGGCATTGATCCGGCGGACGCCGTTCAGGGCCTTCTGGCCCGAATCGAAGCGTTGAAGTTGGAAACCAGTGGCGGCTTCTGGCATGCCAACGGCCAGGTGCTGCCATGGTGA
- a CDS encoding ABC transporter substrate-binding protein, with protein MTKQLRNLLIAGLAVVLAVACSKPSTPAVGGTPIVLGYSNWAGWWPWAIAVEEKLFEKNGVNVEMKWFDGYVQSMETFAAGKIDGNSQTLNDTISFLPGENGGEVVVLVNDNSAGNDQIIADASITSVAELKGKTVAVEEGVVDDYLLSLALKDVGLSREDVVIKGMPTDQAATAFAAGQVDAVGAFPPYTGTAMQREGARVIASSKEYPGAIPDLLTVSGDLIKERPDDVQKIVKTWWDVRDYMEKNPEKSEAIMAKRAGIPTEEYEQYKDGTRFFSIKENLEAFSDGEGMQFMPYASESMADFMVSVGFIPEKPDMSNLFDSSFIKKVADS; from the coding sequence ATGACCAAACAACTCCGCAATCTCCTGATCGCCGGCCTGGCGGTCGTTCTGGCCGTTGCCTGTTCCAAACCCTCAACGCCAGCGGTGGGCGGGACTCCGATCGTGCTCGGCTACAGCAACTGGGCCGGCTGGTGGCCATGGGCCATCGCCGTGGAAGAGAAGCTGTTCGAAAAGAACGGCGTGAACGTTGAAATGAAATGGTTCGACGGCTACGTGCAGTCGATGGAAACCTTTGCTGCCGGCAAGATCGACGGCAATTCCCAAACACTCAACGACACCATCTCCTTCCTGCCTGGTGAGAACGGTGGCGAGGTTGTAGTGCTGGTCAACGACAATTCCGCCGGCAACGATCAGATCATTGCCGATGCCTCGATCACATCCGTCGCCGAACTAAAAGGCAAGACGGTGGCTGTGGAAGAAGGAGTCGTCGACGACTATCTGCTCAGCCTTGCCCTGAAGGATGTCGGCCTCAGCCGTGAGGATGTAGTGATCAAGGGCATGCCCACAGACCAGGCCGCCACGGCTTTCGCAGCCGGTCAGGTGGATGCTGTCGGCGCCTTCCCTCCTTACACCGGCACTGCTATGCAGCGAGAGGGTGCTCGGGTGATTGCCAGCTCCAAGGAGTATCCAGGCGCCATCCCTGATCTGCTCACTGTCAGTGGTGATTTGATCAAGGAACGGCCCGACGACGTTCAAAAGATCGTCAAAACCTGGTGGGATGTGCGCGACTACATGGAGAAGAACCCCGAGAAATCGGAGGCGATCATGGCCAAGAGAGCTGGCATCCCCACAGAGGAATACGAGCAGTACAAGGACGGAACCCGTTTTTTCTCGATCAAGGAGAACCTGGAAGCTTTCAGCGATGGCGAGGGAATGCAATTCATGCCTTACGCCTCGGAATCCATGGCTGACTTCATGGTGTCGGTCGGATTCATTCCCGAGAAACCGGACATGAGCAACCTGTTCGATTCCAGCTTCATCAAGAAGGTCGCTGACTCCTGA
- a CDS encoding hydrogenase maturation nickel metallochaperone HypA, whose protein sequence is MHEVDMTKCLQISLNEWRERRDDPSAMVEVIHLDVGRFTCVEPDQLVTTYNAAVQGTWLDGSRLTITDIPFVGCCVLCKSSYSPTPENAYRSPCCDHPLEDILSGRELRIRSIDYRSDPGAALESTSIQRSR, encoded by the coding sequence ATGCACGAAGTCGACATGACCAAATGTCTACAGATCTCCCTCAATGAGTGGCGGGAACGTCGGGATGATCCCAGCGCAATGGTGGAAGTCATTCATCTCGATGTGGGGCGTTTCACCTGCGTGGAGCCCGATCAGCTGGTGACCACGTACAACGCCGCTGTCCAGGGCACCTGGCTGGATGGCTCCCGACTCACCATCACAGACATCCCCTTCGTTGGGTGCTGTGTGCTCTGCAAAAGCAGTTATTCCCCAACTCCGGAGAACGCCTACCGATCCCCCTGCTGTGATCACCCCCTTGAAGACATTCTCAGCGGCAGGGAACTGAGGATCCGCAGCATCGATTACCGCAGTGATCCAGGTGCTGCTCTTGAGTCCACCTCAATCCAGCGTTCGCGCTGA
- the speB gene encoding agmatinase, whose protein sequence is MSSPSDPTGAFQRSHPSEGFAALEKERKLPLTGWQQEVDQAKRFGLEAAESIVDRNISTFSRGELPHFAGINTFMKAPYLEDVTQVGNYDVAIIGVPHDCGTTYRPGTRFGPQGIRRISALYTPYNYEMGVDLREQITLCDVGDIFTIPANNEKSFDQISKGIAHVFASGAFPIILGGDHSIGFPTVRGVCRHLGDKKVGIIHFDRHVDTQEIDLDERMHTCPWFHATNMANAPAENLVQLGIGGWQVPREGVKVCRERGTNVLTVTDITEMGLEAAAQYAIERATDGTDCVYISFDIDCIDAGFVPGTGWPEPGGLLPREALKLLELIVRNIPVCGLEIVEVSPPYDISDMTSLMATRVICDAMAHLVVSGQLPRKGTPAWISDVCNMNVDQKWR, encoded by the coding sequence ATGTCCTCCCCCTCAGACCCCACTGGGGCCTTCCAGCGATCGCACCCCAGCGAGGGTTTCGCTGCGCTCGAAAAAGAACGGAAACTCCCGCTCACCGGCTGGCAACAGGAAGTTGATCAGGCCAAGCGTTTTGGCCTCGAAGCAGCCGAGAGCATCGTGGACCGCAACATCTCCACGTTTTCGCGAGGCGAATTGCCTCACTTTGCAGGAATCAACACTTTCATGAAGGCTCCCTACCTGGAGGATGTCACCCAGGTGGGGAACTACGACGTCGCCATCATCGGAGTACCCCACGATTGTGGGACGACGTACCGACCAGGCACCCGATTCGGCCCCCAGGGCATCCGCAGGATTTCTGCGCTGTACACCCCGTACAACTACGAGATGGGAGTGGACCTGCGTGAACAGATCACCCTGTGCGATGTCGGAGACATCTTCACGATTCCAGCCAACAACGAGAAGAGTTTCGATCAGATCTCCAAGGGCATCGCCCACGTCTTCGCCAGCGGCGCCTTCCCGATCATTCTCGGCGGCGACCACTCCATCGGCTTCCCCACTGTTCGTGGTGTTTGCCGCCATCTCGGTGACAAGAAAGTGGGCATCATCCACTTCGATCGACATGTCGACACCCAGGAGATCGACCTGGATGAACGCATGCACACCTGTCCGTGGTTCCACGCCACCAACATGGCGAATGCCCCAGCTGAAAACCTGGTGCAGCTCGGCATCGGTGGTTGGCAAGTTCCCAGGGAAGGGGTGAAGGTTTGCCGTGAACGCGGCACCAACGTTCTCACAGTCACCGACATCACCGAGATGGGCCTGGAGGCGGCTGCTCAGTACGCCATAGAACGGGCCACGGATGGTACTGACTGCGTCTACATCTCCTTTGATATCGACTGCATCGATGCCGGCTTTGTGCCGGGTACCGGTTGGCCCGAACCGGGCGGCCTGCTGCCGCGAGAAGCCCTCAAGCTGCTCGAGTTGATTGTCCGCAATATCCCGGTCTGTGGGCTCGAGATCGTTGAGGTGTCGCCTCCGTATGACATTAGTGACATGACCTCATTGATGGCCACCCGCGTGATCTGCGATGCCATGGCTCACCTCGTGGTCAGCGGCCAGCTGCCCCGAAAGGGCACGCCGGCCTGGATCAGCGATGTCTGCAACATGAACGTCGATCAGAAGTGGAGGTAA
- a CDS encoding cytochrome P450, with protein sequence MTAAALPNTGAVTGLGETLAFFRDPSFSQRRFSELGDVFETKLLAQSIVFIRGERAIGDLLKQEDSLQGWWPDSVRQLLGSKSLANRSGADHKARRRVVGQLFSSAALSRYTPQIEALVDDLADELQHTDGPVPLAARMRRFAFSVIATTVLGLDNANRDALFTDFEIWTRALFSIPLALPGTPFARALAARQRLLARLKTVLQTSNVERKGGLDLLSGGLDEAGLPLDDDDLVEQLLLLLFAGYETTASSLSCLFRALLLNPEVEHWLMQDLNSHERPSRLDATVLEVMRMTPPVGGFFRRNTQSIELADVAIPQGRVIQVVLSSSSATDQTDLEAFRPQRHLDGSFQQTLLPFGGGERVCLGKALAELEIRLMATGLLQRVQLQLEPDQDLSLQLIPSPTPRDGLLVTATAR encoded by the coding sequence ATGACGGCCGCAGCCTTGCCCAACACAGGTGCGGTGACAGGCCTTGGCGAGACACTGGCCTTTTTTCGCGATCCATCCTTCAGCCAGCGCCGCTTCAGTGAGCTGGGAGACGTGTTCGAAACCAAGCTGCTGGCCCAGAGCATCGTGTTCATCCGCGGCGAACGCGCCATCGGAGACCTCCTGAAGCAGGAAGACTCCCTTCAAGGCTGGTGGCCGGACAGCGTGCGGCAGCTGCTGGGGAGCAAGTCTCTCGCCAACCGCAGCGGTGCGGACCACAAAGCGCGTCGCCGCGTGGTGGGACAGCTGTTCTCCAGTGCTGCCCTCAGCCGTTACACCCCACAGATCGAAGCCCTGGTCGACGACCTTGCTGATGAGCTGCAGCACACTGATGGGCCGGTTCCCCTGGCAGCGCGGATGCGCCGCTTCGCCTTCTCGGTGATCGCCACAACGGTGTTGGGGTTGGACAACGCAAACCGCGACGCCCTGTTCACCGATTTCGAGATCTGGACGCGCGCCCTGTTTTCAATCCCCCTCGCCCTGCCAGGGACGCCCTTCGCCCGCGCCCTTGCCGCTCGGCAACGCCTCCTGGCACGACTGAAGACCGTGCTGCAGACCAGCAACGTCGAAAGGAAAGGTGGCCTTGATCTGCTCAGCGGCGGACTGGATGAAGCGGGACTCCCGCTTGATGACGACGATCTTGTTGAACAACTGCTGCTGCTGCTCTTCGCCGGCTACGAAACCACCGCATCCTCATTGAGCTGCCTGTTCCGGGCGCTGCTGCTGAACCCGGAGGTGGAGCACTGGCTGATGCAGGATCTGAACAGCCACGAACGTCCGTCAAGGCTGGATGCCACCGTCCTGGAAGTGATGCGGATGACTCCGCCGGTGGGCGGCTTCTTCCGGAGAAACACCCAGTCGATCGAGCTGGCGGATGTGGCGATTCCCCAGGGACGCGTAATTCAGGTGGTGCTGAGCTCCTCGAGTGCGACGGACCAGACCGACCTGGAGGCCTTCCGGCCGCAGCGTCATCTGGATGGTTCGTTCCAGCAGACCCTGCTGCCCTTCGGTGGGGGTGAACGGGTGTGCCTGGGGAAAGCCTTGGCGGAACTGGAGATCCGGCTGATGGCGACGGGGCTGCTGCAACGCGTTCAGTTGCAACTGGAGCCCGATCAGGATCTCAGCCTTCAGTTGATTCCAAGCCCGACGCCTCGCGATGGACTTCTGGTGACGGCAACAGCCCGTTGA
- a CDS encoding ABC transporter ATP-binding protein, translating to MELSVHNLSKRYGDKTILQGINFSMQSGDFVTFVGSSGCGKSTLLRLIAGLDQPSSGSIHVDGSPVQAPGPDRGMVFQKYSLYPWLNAADNVAFGMRLQGLKPADVRERTAYFLEVVGLQEAATKLPRELSGGMQQRVAIARALATNPSVLLLDEPFGALDLQIRETMQDFLLKLWQRTGLTVLLITHDVEEALVLAQRVYVLAPNPGRIIRSLDVNLNKGDLDKLRLSGEFLQLRRSLSGSLRQLESTVG from the coding sequence ATGGAACTGAGCGTCCATAACTTATCCAAGCGCTATGGCGACAAAACGATTCTCCAGGGCATCAATTTCTCGATGCAGTCCGGTGATTTCGTTACCTTCGTCGGCAGCTCAGGTTGTGGCAAGAGCACCCTGCTACGGCTGATTGCAGGTCTCGATCAGCCCAGCAGCGGCAGCATCCATGTGGATGGTTCACCGGTTCAAGCGCCGGGCCCGGACCGTGGCATGGTGTTTCAGAAATACAGCCTCTATCCGTGGCTGAATGCAGCCGATAACGTCGCCTTCGGCATGCGGCTGCAAGGGTTGAAGCCAGCGGACGTGCGCGAGCGCACCGCCTACTTCCTGGAGGTGGTGGGTCTGCAGGAAGCCGCCACCAAACTCCCGCGGGAACTCTCCGGTGGCATGCAGCAACGGGTGGCCATCGCCCGAGCCTTGGCCACCAATCCAAGCGTGCTTCTCCTTGATGAACCCTTTGGTGCTCTGGACCTCCAGATTCGGGAAACCATGCAGGATTTCCTGCTCAAACTCTGGCAACGTACGGGTCTGACCGTGCTTCTGATCACCCACGATGTGGAGGAAGCCCTCGTCCTGGCTCAACGGGTTTACGTGCTGGCACCAAACCCCGGCCGCATCATCCGCTCCCTCGACGTGAACCTGAACAAAGGCGATCTGGACAAGCTCCGCCTCAGCGGTGAGTTCCTGCAGCTGCGCCGCAGCCTTTCAGGATCGCTGCGTCAGCTGGAATCAACCGTGGGTTGA
- the hypB gene encoding hydrogenase nickel incorporation protein HypB has protein sequence MHMPLEDTLGLNLLAANQHQAEHNQEHFECWNLLCLNLMSSPGAGKTALLERSLPVLTAQHKMAVLEGDMTTQLDAERLEAVGIPVVPITTGRACHLDASMVSGGLTLLKQRLDPAQLDLLLVENVGNLVCPAEFDVGEHHKVALLSVTEGDDKPLKYPLMFRQADVVLITKVDLLPHLPVELGAIRRNILSINPNATVIEVSAISGEGLETWHQWVRQAIAERTTGASAIQSPALATA, from the coding sequence ATGCACATGCCCCTCGAGGACACCCTCGGTCTCAACCTTCTCGCCGCCAACCAACACCAGGCGGAGCACAACCAGGAGCACTTTGAGTGTTGGAACCTGCTCTGCCTCAATCTGATGAGCAGTCCTGGAGCCGGTAAGACGGCCCTGCTGGAACGCTCCCTTCCCGTCCTGACAGCGCAGCACAAGATGGCTGTCTTGGAGGGAGACATGACCACCCAGCTCGACGCTGAGCGGCTTGAGGCCGTCGGCATTCCGGTGGTGCCCATCACCACCGGTCGGGCGTGCCATCTCGATGCCTCCATGGTGAGCGGTGGGCTCACATTGCTGAAACAGCGACTGGATCCCGCCCAGCTCGATCTGCTGCTGGTGGAGAACGTCGGAAACCTCGTTTGTCCCGCCGAATTTGATGTTGGCGAACACCACAAGGTGGCCCTGCTCAGCGTCACCGAAGGCGACGACAAACCACTTAAATACCCGCTGATGTTCCGTCAGGCCGATGTGGTGCTGATCACCAAGGTCGATCTGCTTCCCCACCTGCCTGTGGAGCTGGGGGCGATCCGCCGCAACATCCTCAGCATCAATCCCAACGCCACGGTGATCGAGGTCTCCGCCATCAGCGGCGAAGGGCTCGAGACCTGGCACCAGTGGGTGCGACAGGCCATTGCCGAGCGCACCACTGGAGCTTCAGCCATTCAGTCCCCCGCTCTGGCTACCGCCTGA
- a CDS encoding sugar phosphate isomerase/epimerase, translating into MLVLQSLWGWSESLRSAAEQASTHGFDGLECNVMHPCLQGLDAAEVRQLLSAHGLVLILEITTGGDYTPDLADGPQRHLQQLENLLGRALALEPLKINLIIGSDSWSETTQHGFFEDVLDRIDTVPCAVMLETHRSRSLANPWAMPLWLERHPRMRLTADLSHWCCVAERLMTPDLPPVQAMARRVDHIHARVGHAQGPSVSHPFAPEWAEALEAHRSCWQLFLESHDPGEAAITVTPEFGPDAYMPLKPFSAEPVADVETLNRQMATWLRQELKG; encoded by the coding sequence GTGTTGGTACTGCAATCCCTCTGGGGCTGGTCTGAATCGCTTCGGTCTGCAGCCGAGCAGGCCTCAACCCATGGATTTGATGGTCTCGAATGCAATGTGATGCATCCCTGCCTGCAGGGGTTGGATGCAGCGGAGGTTCGGCAGTTGCTCAGCGCTCATGGGCTGGTGCTGATTCTGGAGATCACCACTGGTGGCGACTACACCCCGGATCTGGCCGATGGTCCCCAACGGCATCTCCAACAGCTTGAAAATTTGCTGGGTCGTGCCCTTGCCCTTGAACCGCTCAAGATCAATCTGATCATCGGCAGCGACAGCTGGTCGGAGACCACACAGCATGGTTTTTTCGAGGACGTACTCGATCGCATCGACACCGTTCCCTGTGCCGTGATGTTGGAAACCCATCGCAGCCGCAGCCTGGCCAACCCCTGGGCCATGCCGTTGTGGCTGGAGCGTCATCCCAGGATGCGGCTCACGGCTGACCTAAGCCATTGGTGTTGTGTTGCCGAGCGGTTGATGACCCCTGATCTGCCACCGGTGCAGGCCATGGCCAGACGGGTTGACCACATTCACGCGCGGGTGGGTCATGCCCAGGGTCCGTCTGTCAGTCACCCTTTCGCACCGGAGTGGGCCGAAGCCTTGGAGGCCCATCGCTCCTGCTGGCAATTGTTCCTGGAGTCACATGATCCTGGGGAGGCTGCCATCACTGTCACTCCGGAATTCGGGCCTGATGCCTACATGCCGCTCAAGCCCTTCAGTGCTGAACCGGTGGCTGATGTCGAGACCCTCAACCGGCAGATGGCCACCTGGCTCAGGCAAGAGCTGAAGGGTTGA
- a CDS encoding J domain-containing protein, giving the protein MGFDPRQWTGSPPEESATFSRDQRVTSNVEALLAENDALRRELQRTRRELERLRRQQRPRPEPTMNLIRRVQVQRWGEALAQQPGWNGLDQAGLEALIEKLNRRGFPANLNLQQRLDRLVAGLGTDLLAAVAQPPSLGDLTVLAAFALYGVRASEWLDEDPRRVVEELRQRLRGSRRPAGDSCADALAVLGLKVGASAEAIKRAHRRLVKQHHPDMGGSAEAFRRVNEAYQRLVS; this is encoded by the coding sequence GTGGGTTTTGATCCCCGTCAATGGACCGGCAGCCCACCGGAGGAGTCCGCGACCTTCAGCCGTGATCAGCGGGTGACCTCCAACGTCGAGGCCTTGCTGGCGGAGAACGATGCGCTGCGGCGAGAGCTGCAGCGGACGCGACGGGAGCTGGAGCGATTGCGGCGGCAGCAGCGCCCCCGACCTGAACCGACCATGAACCTGATTCGTCGGGTGCAGGTGCAGCGCTGGGGGGAGGCACTAGCCCAGCAACCCGGCTGGAACGGGCTTGATCAGGCTGGTCTGGAGGCCTTGATCGAGAAGCTCAATCGGCGCGGCTTCCCCGCGAATCTCAATCTGCAGCAACGGCTGGACCGGTTGGTGGCTGGTCTCGGGACCGATCTGCTGGCGGCGGTGGCCCAGCCGCCATCGCTGGGGGACCTCACTGTCCTGGCGGCCTTTGCCCTCTATGGCGTCCGGGCCAGTGAATGGCTGGATGAAGATCCTCGCCGCGTGGTGGAGGAGTTACGCCAACGTCTGCGAGGTTCCCGTCGTCCCGCCGGTGATTCCTGCGCTGATGCCCTGGCGGTGCTCGGTCTGAAGGTCGGGGCGTCCGCTGAGGCGATCAAGCGAGCCCACCGTCGTCTGGTGAAGCAGCACCATCCGGACATGGGCGGATCGGCCGAGGCGTTTCGGCGGGTGAACGAGGCCTACCAGCGGTTGGTGAGCTGA
- a CDS encoding DUF4278 domain-containing protein, which produces MTLTYRGQKYVQNNAAAQNSKRSVLVYRGHKVAQ; this is translated from the coding sequence ATGACCCTGACCTATCGCGGCCAGAAGTACGTGCAGAACAACGCTGCTGCCCAAAACAGCAAGCGTTCTGTTTTGGTGTATCGCGGTCACAAAGTGGCTCAGTAA
- a CDS encoding ABC transporter permease: MTVTAAAAHKGKSAGLLSLVTLGATPSGTVRGGLQVASLLLPLLAWAAIASLGLVDEKFLPSPAAVFKSLASMAESGILFQDIVASTGRVFAGFLLATVLAVPIGICMGVYPAICALCEPLIAMLRYMPAAAFIPLLIIYLGIGEEPKIALIFLGTIYFNILMVMDAVKFVPKELIETTLTLGGRSSQVLVQVVARYSLPSIIDTLRINIATSWNLVVVAELVAAEVGLGKRIQLAQRFFRTDQIFAELIVLGLIGFAIDMGFRLLLRLSCRWAV, encoded by the coding sequence ATGACTGTCACGGCCGCCGCTGCCCACAAGGGGAAGAGCGCAGGGCTCCTCTCTCTGGTCACCCTGGGGGCCACCCCGTCGGGAACCGTGCGCGGCGGCCTGCAGGTCGCCTCCCTGCTTCTTCCCCTGCTGGCCTGGGCTGCTATCGCCTCACTTGGGCTGGTGGATGAGAAATTTCTGCCGTCTCCAGCGGCTGTTTTCAAGTCCCTGGCCTCCATGGCCGAAAGCGGCATCCTGTTTCAGGACATCGTCGCCAGCACCGGACGCGTCTTCGCCGGATTCCTTCTGGCCACGGTGCTGGCCGTACCGATCGGTATCTGCATGGGGGTTTACCCGGCGATCTGCGCTCTCTGTGAGCCTCTGATCGCCATGCTGCGCTACATGCCGGCAGCCGCGTTCATCCCCCTGCTGATCATCTACCTCGGCATTGGTGAAGAACCCAAGATCGCGTTGATCTTTCTTGGCACGATCTATTTCAACATCCTGATGGTGATGGATGCGGTGAAATTCGTTCCCAAGGAACTCATCGAAACCACCCTGACACTCGGCGGCCGCAGCAGTCAGGTTCTGGTGCAGGTTGTGGCGCGTTACAGCTTGCCGAGCATCATCGACACCCTGCGCATCAACATCGCCACGTCCTGGAATCTCGTGGTGGTGGCTGAGCTTGTGGCAGCCGAAGTGGGTCTGGGCAAACGCATTCAATTGGCCCAGCGTTTCTTCCGCACGGATCAGATCTTTGCCGAGCTGATCGTGCTTGGGCTGATCGGGTTCGCTATCGACATGGGCTTCCGACTGTTGCTTCGTCTCAGCTGTCGTTGGGCGGTCTGA
- a CDS encoding Nif11-like leader peptide family natural product precursor — protein MERGSERSTASGGHPSGTDLQIEITLLGENIALLQTCAMASSPVQAFLQHLSRDPRLQAQVQAAITADEVAMLAQELGYAVSGSDLLLLDGQHEAGVRVTRVDHPGEYPGRYH, from the coding sequence ATGGAGCGCGGCTCCGAACGATCTACGGCGTCAGGGGGACATCCGTCCGGAACTGATTTGCAGATCGAAATCACTCTGCTGGGCGAAAATATTGCTCTCCTGCAGACCTGCGCCATGGCGTCGTCACCGGTGCAAGCGTTTCTTCAGCATCTGAGCCGCGATCCACGGCTTCAGGCTCAGGTGCAGGCCGCGATCACGGCTGATGAGGTGGCGATGCTGGCCCAGGAGCTCGGTTATGCCGTGTCGGGCAGTGACCTGCTGCTGCTCGATGGCCAGCACGAAGCAGGGGTTCGCGTCACACGCGTTGATCATCCGGGGGAATATCCCGGTCGCTATCACTGA